One Microbacterium marinum genomic window carries:
- a CDS encoding metal-dependent transcriptional regulator, with the protein MTDLIDTTEMYLRTILELEEEGITPLRARISERLGHSGPTVSQTIGRMERDGLVIVSEVRKLELTDAGRQKAVDVMRKHRLAERLLSDVIGLDWAYVHDEACRWEHVMSELVERRLIELLDHPTESPYGNPIPGLDQLGDVPANTFDNGVVGLVRRLNESDGPITGSVRRLAEPVQVDPELLTQLRDAGVMPGASGAFRFSEGYVLVEMDGSSEALELPVEVASHIFIVDARAA; encoded by the coding sequence ATGACCGACCTCATCGACACCACCGAGATGTATCTGCGCACCATCCTCGAGCTCGAGGAGGAGGGCATCACGCCCCTGCGCGCGCGCATCTCCGAGCGTCTCGGCCACTCCGGTCCGACGGTGTCGCAGACGATCGGCCGCATGGAGCGCGACGGCCTCGTGATCGTCTCCGAGGTGCGCAAGCTGGAGCTCACGGATGCCGGTCGGCAGAAGGCTGTCGACGTCATGCGCAAGCACCGTCTTGCGGAGCGCCTGCTCAGCGACGTGATCGGTCTGGATTGGGCCTACGTCCACGACGAGGCCTGCCGGTGGGAGCACGTGATGAGCGAGCTCGTGGAGCGTCGTCTCATCGAGCTGCTCGACCACCCGACCGAGTCGCCGTACGGCAACCCGATCCCGGGCCTCGACCAGCTCGGCGACGTGCCGGCCAACACCTTCGACAACGGGGTGGTGGGTCTCGTGCGCCGCCTGAACGAGTCGGACGGGCCCATCACGGGCAGCGTGCGTCGCCTGGCGGAGCCGGTTCAGGTCGACCCGGAGCTGCTGACGCAGCTGCGCGACGCCGGTGTGATGCCCGGGGCGAGCGGTGCGTTCCGCTTCAGCGAGGGCTACGTCCTAGTGGAGATGGACGGCTCATCGGAGGCGCTGGAGCTGCCCGTCGAGGTGGCTTCGCACATCTTCATCGTCGACGCCCGCGCCGCCTGA
- a CDS encoding M23 family metallopeptidase, whose product MRRTAAKAPATRSSASRPHPVRSFVTLAAVAGMVATVAIPAFVAADRGDVAEARTLQQVSADDAQSLVVASEATPEALERGGYSATTPEEIQAKKDKEAAEAAAKAALAARLAAAASATSSSSSSSSSSSSSFSSAVPLVAPGSGLVRRPLARFDNFGTPYAGHKGTDYMDGRGEGIYAVADGTVVASSESGPGWGVYVKIAHNINGTNVTSLYAHMDWGTRRVQVGQTVSAGQLIGQVGDTGRANGTHLHLEIRVNNGYTNAESWLQANAG is encoded by the coding sequence TTGCGCCGCACCGCCGCCAAGGCGCCTGCGACCCGTTCGAGCGCGAGCCGTCCCCACCCCGTCCGCAGCTTCGTGACCCTTGCCGCCGTCGCAGGCATGGTCGCGACGGTGGCGATCCCCGCCTTCGTGGCAGCCGACCGCGGCGACGTCGCCGAGGCGCGCACGCTGCAGCAGGTCTCCGCCGACGACGCCCAGTCGCTCGTCGTGGCGTCGGAGGCTACCCCCGAGGCTCTCGAGCGCGGAGGCTACTCGGCCACCACGCCCGAGGAGATCCAGGCGAAGAAGGACAAGGAAGCCGCCGAAGCCGCCGCCAAGGCAGCCCTCGCCGCGCGCCTCGCGGCAGCCGCGAGCGCGACCAGCTCGAGCTCGAGTTCCAGCTCCAGCTCCAGCTCGAGCTTCTCCAGTGCCGTGCCGCTCGTCGCTCCGGGCTCGGGGCTCGTGCGTCGCCCGCTGGCCCGCTTCGACAACTTCGGCACCCCCTACGCCGGCCACAAGGGCACCGACTACATGGACGGACGCGGCGAAGGCATCTACGCCGTCGCCGACGGCACGGTTGTCGCTTCGTCGGAGTCGGGACCGGGCTGGGGTGTGTACGTGAAGATCGCGCACAACATCAACGGCACGAACGTCACCTCGCTCTACGCCCACATGGATTGGGGCACTCGCCGCGTCCAGGTCGGGCAGACGGTCTCGGCCGGTCAGCTCATCGGTCAGGTCGGCGACACCGGTCGCGCCAACGGCACCCACCTGCACCTGGAGATCCGCGTGAACAACGGATACACCAACGCGGAGTCGTGGCTGCAGGCCAACGCCGGCTGA
- the serC gene encoding phosphoserine transaminase, whose amino-acid sequence MAPVTLPREILPVDGRFGCGPSKIRAEQLEQLVSRGASLFGTSHRQAPVKDLVGRTRQGLADLLRIPDGYEIILGNGGSTAFWDAAAFGLIEKRAQNLVSGEFGGKFAKAAGAPWLEAPDVRSVEPGTSTVAEAVEGVDVYAWAHNETSTGVASAITRVSGDEGALTVIDATSAAGGIDFDVTQTDVYYFAPQKNLGSDGGLWYAAVSPAAIERIERVAASGRYIPEFLSLKNALDNSRLNQTLNTPAVATLQLLDSQLEWINGNGGLAWAGARTAESSGALYEWADAASFATPFVANPADRSPVVVTIDFDEKVDAAAIAKSLRANGIVDTEPYRKLGRNQLRVATFVSIEPDDVRQLIKAIDYTVAHLAD is encoded by the coding sequence ATGGCTCCTGTGACGCTCCCCCGCGAGATCCTGCCCGTCGACGGACGATTCGGCTGCGGCCCGTCCAAGATCCGCGCCGAGCAGCTCGAGCAACTCGTCTCCCGCGGGGCGTCGCTGTTCGGCACCTCGCACCGCCAGGCTCCCGTGAAGGACCTCGTCGGTCGCACGCGCCAGGGTCTCGCCGACCTGCTGCGGATCCCCGACGGCTACGAGATCATCCTCGGCAACGGCGGCTCCACCGCCTTCTGGGACGCTGCCGCCTTCGGCCTCATCGAGAAGCGCGCCCAGAACCTCGTCTCGGGCGAGTTCGGCGGCAAGTTCGCCAAGGCCGCCGGCGCCCCGTGGCTTGAAGCACCTGACGTCCGCTCGGTCGAGCCGGGCACCAGCACCGTGGCCGAGGCGGTCGAGGGTGTCGACGTGTACGCGTGGGCGCACAACGAGACCTCGACCGGCGTGGCCAGCGCGATCACGCGCGTGTCCGGCGACGAGGGCGCCCTGACCGTCATCGACGCCACGAGCGCCGCCGGCGGCATCGACTTCGACGTCACGCAGACCGATGTCTACTACTTCGCGCCCCAGAAGAACCTCGGGTCCGACGGAGGCCTCTGGTATGCCGCCGTCTCGCCCGCCGCGATCGAGCGGATCGAGCGGGTCGCGGCATCCGGCCGGTACATCCCCGAGTTCCTCAGCCTGAAGAACGCGCTCGACAACTCCCGCCTCAATCAGACGCTGAACACCCCGGCGGTGGCGACCCTGCAGCTGCTCGATTCGCAGCTGGAGTGGATCAACGGCAACGGCGGACTCGCGTGGGCGGGCGCCCGCACCGCGGAGTCTTCGGGCGCGCTGTACGAGTGGGCGGATGCCGCGTCGTTCGCGACCCCGTTCGTCGCGAATCCGGCCGACCGCTCCCCCGTCGTCGTGACGATCGACTTCGACGAGAAGGTGGATGCCGCGGCGATTGCGAAGAGCCTGCGCGCCAACGGCATCGTCGACACCGAGCCGTACCGCAAGCTCGGGCGCAACCAGCTGCGCGTGGCGACCTTCGTCTCGATCGAGCCCGACGACGTCCGCCAGCTCATCAAGGCGATCGACTACACCGTCGCGCACCTCGCGGACTGA
- a CDS encoding HNH endonuclease: MRTLVLNAGYEPLAVVSFKRALVLVMTDKATVIERVEGDPVWAAHDVFDRPAVILLTRYVRVPNGRRVPVTRRGVLRRDGHRCAYCGKSASTIDHVLPRSRGGADSWENLVAACLRCNNMKGDRTPQEMRWELRWLPMPPSGAQWRVRGTERTEPAWEPYLALAA, encoded by the coding sequence ATGCGCACCCTGGTGCTGAATGCCGGATACGAACCCTTGGCCGTCGTGTCGTTCAAGCGAGCGCTCGTGCTCGTGATGACCGACAAGGCGACCGTCATCGAACGGGTGGAGGGGGATCCGGTCTGGGCTGCGCACGACGTGTTCGATCGACCCGCCGTCATCCTGCTCACCCGCTACGTGCGCGTCCCGAACGGGCGCCGCGTGCCGGTGACCCGGCGCGGTGTGCTGCGGCGCGACGGGCACCGTTGCGCGTACTGCGGGAAGAGCGCGTCGACGATCGACCACGTGCTGCCGCGCTCCCGGGGTGGAGCGGATTCATGGGAGAACCTCGTTGCGGCATGTCTGCGCTGCAACAACATGAAGGGCGACCGGACGCCGCAGGAGATGCGGTGGGAGCTGCGGTGGCTGCCGATGCCACCCAGCGGCGCGCAATGGCGGGTGCGCGGCACCGAGCGCACCGAGCCGGCATGGGAGCCGTACCTGGCGCTCGCCGCCTAG